A DNA window from Candidatus Eisenbacteria bacterium contains the following coding sequences:
- a CDS encoding leucine--tRNA ligase codes for MAEDYPFAEIEARWRAEWARDSIFRNDLKASGRPKYYVLNMFPYPSGDLHVGHGRNYILGDVIARHLVMTGHQVLAPMGWDAFGLPAENAAIERRIHPKEWTFSNIHKMRRQFEAWGIGLDWEREVASCHPGYYRWTQWLFLKLYEKGLAYRGKAPVNWCPSCATVLANEQVLADGACERCGTQVELKELEQWFFRITAYADRLLEDLQLLEGWPEKVRVMQENWIGRSRGVEIDFPVQGTPHSLRVFTTRPDTLFGATFAVLSPGHPMLAGLVKGLPGEAAIHAFAAEARRAQGESRFQEITDKQGMDTGLKVVNPANGEAIPLYVGNYVLMGYGTGAIMAVPAHDQRDYEFAVKYGIPIRTVIQPPPDAPRDCAWEGEGPMVNSGPYDGLPWQEGFEKIADRLEAEGKGRRTTQYRLRDWLISRQRYWGAPIPMLYCPKCGIVPVPEKDLPVVLPEDVEFLSRGESPLARHPKFPHATCPKCSGPARRETDTMDTFVDSSWYFLRFLTPRAEDKAFDTALANRWLPVDQYIGGVEHAILHLLYARFVTKVLHDLGLVGFREPFGHLFTQGMITRHGVKMSKSKKNTVAPDALIAKFGADTCRLYTLFIGPPERDAEWSDDGVMGAYRFLGRVWRWMRDALPGMAAADADLDPASLSPADRELHGTIHRAVQRMGENISRFHLNTCVSTLMEALNAAQAWNALPAGERPAAAALSRHFAERFTLLLAPLAPHVAEELWRKLGHRGSVFLSGWPKADPRALQRQVFELVVQVNGKVRARIETPSGAPEEEVKQAALAHPGVQPWVTGKALRKVVYVKDKLVSIVAS; via the coding sequence ATGGCGGAGGACTATCCCTTCGCCGAGATCGAGGCCCGCTGGCGGGCGGAGTGGGCGAGGGACTCCATCTTCCGCAACGACCTGAAGGCCTCGGGCCGGCCGAAGTACTACGTGCTGAACATGTTCCCGTACCCCTCCGGGGACCTGCACGTGGGCCACGGCCGCAACTACATCCTGGGCGACGTCATCGCCCGGCACCTGGTGATGACCGGCCACCAGGTGCTGGCGCCCATGGGCTGGGACGCGTTCGGGCTGCCCGCCGAAAACGCCGCCATCGAGCGCCGGATCCACCCCAAGGAGTGGACCTTCTCCAACATCCACAAGATGCGCCGCCAGTTCGAAGCCTGGGGCATCGGGCTGGACTGGGAGCGCGAGGTGGCCTCGTGCCACCCCGGCTACTACCGCTGGACGCAGTGGCTGTTCCTGAAGCTGTACGAGAAGGGCCTGGCCTACCGGGGCAAGGCCCCGGTGAACTGGTGCCCCTCGTGCGCCACGGTGCTGGCCAACGAGCAGGTGCTGGCCGACGGCGCGTGCGAGCGCTGCGGCACGCAGGTGGAACTGAAGGAGCTGGAGCAGTGGTTCTTCCGCATCACCGCCTACGCCGACCGGCTGCTGGAGGACCTCCAGCTCCTCGAGGGCTGGCCCGAGAAGGTCCGGGTGATGCAGGAGAACTGGATCGGGCGCAGCCGCGGCGTGGAGATCGACTTCCCGGTGCAGGGCACGCCCCACAGCCTGCGGGTGTTCACCACCCGCCCGGACACGCTGTTCGGGGCCACCTTCGCGGTGCTCTCGCCGGGACATCCCATGCTGGCCGGGCTGGTGAAGGGACTGCCGGGCGAGGCTGCCATCCACGCCTTCGCGGCCGAGGCGCGCCGCGCCCAGGGCGAGAGCCGCTTCCAGGAGATCACCGACAAGCAGGGCATGGACACCGGCCTCAAGGTGGTCAACCCCGCCAATGGCGAGGCCATCCCGCTGTACGTGGGCAACTACGTGCTGATGGGCTACGGCACCGGCGCGATCATGGCCGTGCCGGCCCACGACCAGCGCGACTACGAATTTGCGGTCAAGTACGGCATCCCGATCCGCACCGTGATCCAGCCGCCCCCCGACGCTCCCCGGGACTGCGCGTGGGAGGGGGAGGGGCCGATGGTGAATTCAGGGCCCTACGACGGCCTGCCGTGGCAGGAGGGCTTCGAGAAGATCGCCGACAGGCTGGAAGCCGAAGGGAAGGGGAGACGCACCACCCAGTACCGCCTGCGCGACTGGCTGATCTCGCGCCAGCGTTACTGGGGCGCGCCCATCCCGATGCTGTACTGCCCGAAGTGCGGCATCGTGCCGGTACCCGAGAAGGACCTGCCGGTGGTGCTGCCCGAGGACGTGGAGTTCCTCTCCCGGGGCGAGAGCCCGCTGGCGCGCCACCCGAAGTTCCCGCACGCCACGTGCCCGAAGTGCTCCGGCCCGGCCCGCCGCGAGACGGACACCATGGACACCTTCGTGGACTCCAGTTGGTACTTCCTGCGCTTCCTCACGCCGCGGGCCGAGGACAAGGCGTTCGACACCGCGCTGGCCAACCGCTGGCTCCCGGTGGACCAGTACATCGGCGGGGTGGAGCACGCCATCCTGCACCTGCTGTACGCGCGCTTCGTCACCAAGGTGCTCCACGACCTGGGACTGGTGGGCTTTCGCGAGCCGTTCGGCCACCTGTTCACGCAGGGGATGATCACCCGGCACGGCGTGAAGATGAGCAAGAGCAAGAAGAACACGGTCGCCCCCGACGCGCTGATCGCAAAGTTCGGCGCGGACACCTGCCGGCTGTACACGCTGTTCATCGGGCCCCCGGAGCGCGACGCCGAGTGGAGCGACGACGGCGTCATGGGCGCCTACCGCTTCCTGGGCCGGGTGTGGCGCTGGATGCGCGACGCGCTTCCGGGCATGGCCGCGGCCGACGCCGACCTCGACCCCGCGTCGCTGTCCCCGGCGGACCGCGAGCTGCACGGCACCATCCACCGGGCGGTGCAGCGGATGGGCGAGAATATCTCGCGCTTCCACCTCAACACCTGCGTGAGCACGCTGATGGAGGCGCTGAACGCGGCCCAGGCGTGGAACGCCCTGCCGGCGGGGGAGCGGCCGGCGGCCGCCGCCCTGTCCCGCCACTTCGCGGAGCGGTTCACCCTGCTGCTCGCCCCGCTCGCCCCGCACGTGGCCGAGGAGCTGTGGCGGAAACTCGGGCACCGCGGAAGCGTATTCCTGTCAGGCTGGCCCAAGGCCGACCCGCGGGCCCTCCAGCGCCAGGTCTTCGAGCTGGTGGTCCAGGTCAACGGCAAGGTGCGGGCGCGCATCGAGACCCCGAGCGGCGCCCCGGAGGAGGAGGTCAAGCAGGCTGCCCTGGCGCATCCCGGAGTGCAGCCCTGGGTGACGGGCAAGGCCCTCCGGAAGGTGGTCTACGTGAAGGACAAGCTCGTCAGCATCGTGGCCTCCTAA
- a CDS encoding DegT/DnrJ/EryC1/StrS family aminotransferase: MGVPLLDLKAQYATIKEEVLEAVHQVMDRAAFILGPEVRALEAEVAAYSQCKHGVACASGTDALLLALKALDIGPGDEVIVPTFTFFATAGAVHNVGATPVFVDILPDTYNIDPAGVERAITARTRAVIVVHLYGQCAEMDRILAICDAKKIPVIEDAAQSIGSEYRGRRAGSMGALGCFSFFPSKNLGAMGDGGMVTVREDEALAEKVRLLRGHGAKPKYFHRMVGTNSRLDEMQAAILRVKLRHLDAWTAGRQKNAHRYDQLFRDSGVTTPTALPHMRHIYNQYVIALKERDALQAALKEQGIGHEVYYPLCLHQQECFAHLPSKSWSLPVSEKAAREVLALPVYPELPPAAQDQVVAAVKEFVSSKSGARG; the protein is encoded by the coding sequence ATGGGAGTCCCGCTGCTGGATCTGAAGGCGCAGTACGCCACCATCAAGGAGGAGGTGCTGGAGGCCGTCCACCAGGTGATGGACAGGGCCGCGTTCATCCTCGGCCCGGAGGTCAGGGCCCTGGAGGCCGAGGTGGCCGCCTACTCGCAGTGCAAGCACGGCGTCGCGTGCGCCTCGGGCACCGACGCGCTGCTGCTGGCGCTCAAGGCCCTGGACATCGGCCCCGGCGACGAGGTGATCGTGCCCACGTTCACCTTCTTCGCCACCGCAGGCGCGGTGCACAACGTGGGCGCCACGCCGGTGTTCGTGGACATCCTGCCCGACACCTACAACATCGACCCGGCCGGGGTGGAGCGTGCCATCACCGCCCGCACCCGCGCGGTGATCGTGGTGCACCTGTACGGGCAGTGCGCGGAGATGGACCGCATCCTGGCCATCTGCGACGCGAAGAAGATCCCGGTGATCGAGGACGCCGCGCAGAGCATCGGCTCCGAGTACCGGGGGCGCCGCGCCGGCAGCATGGGCGCGCTGGGTTGCTTCAGCTTCTTCCCCAGCAAGAACCTCGGCGCCATGGGCGACGGCGGCATGGTCACGGTGCGCGAGGACGAGGCGCTGGCCGAGAAGGTGCGCCTGCTCCGCGGGCACGGCGCGAAGCCGAAGTACTTCCACAGGATGGTGGGCACCAACAGCCGCCTCGACGAGATGCAGGCGGCCATCCTGCGCGTGAAGCTGCGTCACCTGGACGCCTGGACCGCGGGCCGGCAGAAGAACGCCCACCGCTACGACCAGCTGTTCCGGGACAGCGGCGTGACCACGCCCACGGCGCTGCCGCACATGCGCCACATCTACAACCAGTACGTGATCGCCCTCAAGGAGCGCGACGCCCTGCAGGCCGCGCTGAAGGAGCAGGGGATCGGACACGAGGTCTACTACCCGCTGTGCCTGCACCAGCAGGAGTGCTTCGCGCACCTGCCCAGCAAGTCGTGGTCCCTGCCGGTCTCGGAGAAGGCCGCGCGCGAAGTGCTGGCGCTGCCGGTGTACCCGGAACTGCCGCCGGCGGCGCAGGACCAGGTGGTGGCCGCGGTGAAGGAGTTCGTGAGTTCCAAGAGCGGCGCGCGAGGGTAG
- a CDS encoding N-acetyltransferase — MSATKSIHPGARVGEGTTLGEFVVVEEGVVIGRDCEIGHHVVIRRDTVVGDHVRIDDHTVLGKWPLRAPNSILPETKVLAPTKIGDGSLLGAATCVYRGATLGSKVMVADQATVRERVTVGDFTIVGRGVVVENDCTVGRYVKLETESYITAYSVVEDRVFVAPQVCTTNDMFMGRTEERKKHFKGVTIRRGGRVGGGAVILPGLEIGPDGQVAAGSVVTKNVPAAQVVMGSPARVKRPVGEEQLLKNQGWPE, encoded by the coding sequence ATGTCCGCAACGAAGTCCATCCACCCGGGGGCCCGGGTCGGCGAAGGCACCACGCTGGGCGAGTTCGTGGTGGTGGAGGAGGGCGTGGTGATCGGGCGCGACTGCGAGATCGGCCATCACGTGGTGATCCGCAGGGACACCGTGGTGGGCGACCACGTGCGCATCGACGACCACACCGTGCTCGGGAAGTGGCCGCTGCGCGCGCCCAACAGCATCCTGCCGGAGACCAAGGTGCTGGCCCCCACGAAGATCGGCGACGGCTCGCTGCTGGGCGCGGCCACCTGCGTGTACCGGGGCGCCACGCTGGGCAGCAAGGTGATGGTGGCCGACCAGGCCACCGTGCGCGAGCGCGTCACGGTGGGGGACTTCACCATCGTGGGCCGCGGCGTGGTGGTGGAGAACGACTGCACCGTGGGCCGCTACGTCAAGCTGGAGACGGAGAGCTACATCACCGCCTACAGCGTGGTGGAGGACCGGGTGTTCGTCGCGCCCCAGGTGTGCACCACCAACGACATGTTCATGGGGCGCACCGAGGAGCGCAAGAAGCACTTCAAGGGCGTGACCATCCGCAGGGGCGGACGGGTGGGCGGCGGGGCGGTGATCCTGCCGGGGCTCGAGATCGGGCCCGACGGCCAGGTGGCGGCCGGCTCGGTGGTGACGAAGAACGTCCCCGCCGCGCAGGTGGTGATGGGTTCCCCGGCGCGCGTGAAGCGCCCGGTGGGCGAGGAACAGTTGCTGAAGAACCAGGGCTGGCCGGAGTAG
- a CDS encoding Gfo/Idh/MocA family oxidoreductase — translation MSTRVALVGTGDWGSNWLRLLARLKDVDLAWVCDRDAARLDKAAGIAPKARATPDIADVLKDESVKACFIASSAPTHAALAQQALEAGKDVLVEKPMTLSLADARRLEETAAKGGRILMTGHLLLYHPAVEMLRGLVERGELGEVYYLYAQRINLGKARRDENALWSFAPHDIAIALYLFGESPVDVAARGACYLQPDIEDVVFLTLRFPGGRMAHVHVSWLDPHKTRKVTLVGSKKMAVFDDMEPSEKVRIHDKSIQAAGHVPFEQALAVRSGDIVIPRVPGGEPLEKECRHFLECVEKRTPPRSDGAHGRLSVQILEAAQASLKANGAPVAL, via the coding sequence ATGAGCACGCGGGTTGCGCTGGTCGGGACTGGGGACTGGGGCTCGAACTGGCTGCGCCTGCTGGCGCGGCTCAAGGACGTGGACCTGGCGTGGGTGTGCGACCGGGACGCCGCGCGGCTGGACAAGGCCGCGGGGATCGCCCCGAAGGCCCGGGCCACACCCGACATTGCCGACGTGCTGAAGGACGAAAGCGTAAAGGCGTGCTTCATCGCCAGTTCCGCGCCGACACACGCCGCGCTCGCGCAGCAGGCGCTGGAGGCGGGCAAGGACGTGCTGGTGGAGAAGCCCATGACGCTCTCCCTGGCCGACGCGCGCCGCCTGGAGGAGACCGCCGCGAAGGGCGGCCGGATCCTCATGACCGGCCACCTGCTGCTCTACCACCCGGCGGTGGAGATGCTGCGCGGGCTGGTGGAGAGAGGCGAGCTGGGCGAGGTCTACTACCTGTATGCCCAGCGCATCAACCTGGGCAAGGCGCGACGCGATGAGAACGCCCTGTGGAGCTTCGCGCCCCACGACATCGCCATCGCCCTGTACCTGTTCGGGGAATCGCCGGTGGACGTGGCGGCCCGGGGCGCGTGCTACCTGCAGCCGGACATCGAGGACGTGGTGTTCCTCACGCTGCGCTTCCCCGGCGGGCGCATGGCGCACGTGCATGTGAGCTGGCTGGACCCGCACAAGACCCGCAAGGTGACGCTGGTGGGCTCGAAGAAGATGGCGGTGTTCGACGACATGGAGCCGTCCGAGAAGGTGCGGATCCACGACAAGAGCATCCAGGCCGCCGGCCACGTGCCTTTCGAGCAGGCGCTGGCGGTGCGCTCCGGCGACATCGTGATCCCGCGCGTCCCCGGCGGAGAGCCGCTGGAGAAGGAGTGCCGCCACTTCCTGGAGTGCGTGGAGAAGCGCACCCCGCCGCGCAGCGACGGCGCCCATGGCCGGCTGTCGGTGCAGATCCTGGAGGCCGCGCAGGCCTCGCTGAAAGCCAACGGCGCCCCGGTGGCGCTGTAG
- a CDS encoding LptE family protein produces the protein MRRNAEPPAVAMRRPASGAPRAGFAARGAASAALRAAAVLLAPAVLLGSGCAYTAGTGIPSHITAVAIPTFGNKTVQYTLAQELTDAVIDRFVRDNHLRVVPQKQAQAVIQGTVIEYRNEVFGFTAGEQAQEYRVGVRVEVRFKDMVKNKDIWSDTIVKLQNYSTVPVGGRPAATETDGRRELVGKVADEILSRTVSRW, from the coding sequence GTGCGCCGGAACGCTGAGCCTCCCGCGGTCGCCATGCGCCGGCCCGCATCCGGGGCGCCGCGGGCCGGATTCGCCGCACGCGGGGCCGCATCCGCCGCGCTCCGCGCCGCCGCGGTGCTGCTGGCCCCGGCGGTGCTGCTGGGCTCGGGCTGCGCCTACACCGCGGGCACCGGGATCCCGTCGCACATCACCGCGGTGGCCATCCCCACGTTTGGGAACAAGACCGTGCAGTACACCCTGGCCCAGGAGCTCACCGACGCCGTGATCGACCGCTTCGTGCGGGACAACCACCTGCGGGTGGTGCCCCAGAAGCAGGCGCAGGCGGTGATCCAGGGCACGGTGATCGAGTACCGCAACGAGGTGTTCGGGTTCACCGCGGGCGAGCAGGCCCAGGAATACCGTGTGGGCGTGCGGGTGGAGGTGCGTTTCAAGGACATGGTGAAGAACAAGGACATCTGGAGCGACACCATCGTCAAGCTGCAGAACTACTCCACCGTGCCGGTGGGGGGCAGGCCGGCGGCCACCGAGACCGACGGCCGGCGGGAGCTGGTGGGCAAGGTGGCCGACGAGATCCTGTCGCGGACGGTGTCGAGGTGGTGA
- a CDS encoding sigma-54-dependent Fis family transcriptional regulator, whose translation MTTEAPPETTTRGDIWIVDDEESIRRFVAQGLQAEGFAVRTAATGAEGLTLLEGDAPDVLLLDLRLPDMTGLEVLEKARSLHPDLAVILLTAYGDVDSAVLAMKLGAFHFANKPIHHDQLSLLIGQALDSRRLHRELKALRRAHADRFPLDFVQGTAPSIQKVYEVAERVAASDTTSVLIEGESGTGKELIAQLVHHMSGRRDKPFLEINCAAIPRELLESELFGYEKGAFTDARAQKLGLLELADGGTLFLDEVGEMSVPMQVKLLKVLERMTFKRVGGTRDVSVNVRILSATNQDLEQNIRNGLFREDLYFRLKVVPIHMPALRERREDIVPLALYFLEQFNRSFRKGFQDISPAARAKLEGYAWPGNIRELKNLMERTVLLESGGRIEEEHLLHLGAGGARAPGDASVLGRIGEALSGHGWPEDGVPMERWVEELEKSLILKASEAAHWNQSRTAELLQLNRDKLRYRMKTYGLRAPER comes from the coding sequence ATGACGACTGAAGCCCCGCCTGAGACCACCACCCGCGGCGACATCTGGATCGTGGACGACGAGGAGAGCATCCGGCGGTTTGTGGCCCAGGGCCTGCAGGCCGAGGGCTTCGCGGTCCGGACCGCGGCCACCGGCGCCGAGGGCCTCACACTCCTGGAGGGCGACGCGCCGGATGTGCTGCTGCTCGACCTGCGGCTGCCCGACATGACCGGCCTGGAGGTCCTGGAGAAGGCCCGCTCCCTGCACCCCGATCTCGCGGTGATCCTGCTCACGGCCTATGGCGACGTGGACTCCGCCGTGCTGGCCATGAAGCTGGGCGCCTTCCACTTCGCCAACAAGCCGATTCACCACGACCAGCTGAGCCTGCTCATCGGCCAGGCGCTCGACTCGCGGCGGCTGCACCGCGAGCTCAAGGCGCTGCGCCGGGCGCACGCGGACCGGTTCCCGCTGGACTTCGTGCAGGGCACCGCGCCATCCATCCAGAAGGTGTACGAGGTGGCGGAGCGGGTGGCCGCCAGCGACACCACCAGCGTGCTCATCGAGGGCGAGAGCGGCACCGGCAAGGAGCTCATCGCGCAGCTCGTCCACCACATGAGCGGGCGGCGCGACAAGCCGTTCCTCGAGATCAACTGCGCCGCCATCCCGCGGGAGCTGCTGGAAAGCGAGCTGTTCGGCTACGAGAAGGGCGCCTTCACCGACGCCCGGGCCCAGAAGCTGGGGCTGCTGGAGCTGGCCGACGGCGGCACCCTGTTCCTCGACGAAGTGGGCGAGATGAGCGTGCCCATGCAGGTGAAGCTGCTGAAGGTGCTGGAGCGCATGACCTTCAAGCGGGTGGGCGGCACGCGCGACGTGTCGGTGAACGTGCGCATCCTCTCGGCCACCAACCAGGACCTGGAACAGAACATCCGCAACGGGCTGTTCCGCGAGGACCTGTACTTCCGGCTCAAGGTGGTGCCGATCCACATGCCCGCGCTGCGCGAGCGCCGCGAGGATATCGTGCCCCTGGCGCTGTACTTCCTGGAGCAGTTCAACCGCTCGTTCCGCAAGGGCTTCCAGGACATTTCCCCGGCGGCGCGCGCGAAGCTGGAGGGGTACGCCTGGCCCGGCAACATCCGCGAGCTCAAGAACCTCATGGAGCGCACCGTGCTGCTGGAAAGCGGCGGGCGCATCGAGGAGGAGCACCTGCTGCACCTGGGCGCCGGCGGCGCGCGCGCCCCGGGCGACGCCTCGGTGCTGGGCCGCATCGGGGAGGCGCTCTCCGGCCACGGGTGGCCCGAGGACGGGGTACCCATGGAGCGCTGGGTGGAGGAGCTGGAGAAGTCCCTGATCCTCAAGGCCTCCGAGGCCGCGCACTGGAACCAGAGCCGCACCGCCGAGCTGCTGCAGCTCAACCGCGACAAGCTGCGCTACCGGATGAAGACGTATGGGCTGCGTGCGCCGGAACGCTGA
- a CDS encoding PAS domain-containing protein, translating to MSVLDSLDQAVLLLDANLGVLLANRAATRMLGILAQAGSAPRADELLSPELVECAREVLRTGRARLGVAGHARGDASQPNPVRAGISPLEPGEGGARGIVVRLAVAASLDHQERRRRMQERLEALGELTAGVAHVVRNPLTGISSGVEFLGRQMARDPVQQENVAAILREVRRLDGLLEDLLRITHPAALELRPKGVEDLLREAARDLSARVPGARVRLACEARVGRPRLDAEQVRRAVVELAVNAAQASPEGAEVTLAAALASADATLVELGDPLLRIDVSDRGPGLPSAVRRAPFEPFRSTRSGARGLGLYTAHEIAARHGGELRLADEEGGGTRAILFLPWEIRDDD from the coding sequence TTGTCCGTCCTGGACAGCCTGGACCAGGCCGTGCTGCTGCTCGACGCCAACCTCGGGGTGCTCCTGGCCAACCGGGCCGCGACGCGCATGCTGGGGATTCTCGCCCAGGCCGGCTCGGCGCCAAGAGCCGATGAACTTCTCTCGCCGGAGCTGGTGGAATGCGCGCGCGAAGTGCTGCGCACCGGGCGGGCGCGGCTGGGGGTCGCCGGCCATGCGAGGGGGGACGCTTCGCAGCCGAATCCCGTGCGCGCCGGCATCTCGCCCCTGGAGCCGGGGGAGGGTGGCGCTCGCGGCATCGTGGTCCGGCTTGCCGTGGCAGCATCCCTCGACCACCAGGAACGGCGCCGCCGGATGCAGGAGCGGCTCGAGGCCCTGGGAGAGCTGACCGCCGGCGTGGCCCACGTGGTCCGCAACCCGCTCACCGGGATTTCCTCGGGGGTGGAGTTCCTGGGCCGGCAGATGGCCCGGGATCCGGTGCAGCAGGAAAACGTGGCCGCCATCCTGCGCGAAGTGCGCCGCCTGGACGGTCTGCTCGAGGACCTGCTGCGGATCACCCACCCGGCCGCGCTCGAGCTGCGGCCCAAGGGCGTGGAGGATCTGCTGCGCGAGGCGGCCCGCGATCTTTCGGCGCGCGTGCCCGGCGCGCGCGTGCGACTGGCCTGCGAGGCGCGGGTCGGCCGGCCGCGGCTGGACGCCGAGCAGGTCCGGCGCGCCGTGGTGGAGCTGGCGGTCAACGCCGCGCAGGCCTCCCCCGAGGGGGCGGAGGTCACCCTCGCGGCCGCGCTGGCGTCCGCCGACGCGACGCTGGTGGAGCTGGGAGACCCGCTGCTGCGCATTGACGTTTCGGACCGTGGGCCCGGCCTGCCCTCCGCGGTGCGCCGGGCGCCGTTCGAGCCTTTCCGATCCACACGCTCCGGGGCGCGCGGCCTCGGCCTGTACACCGCGCACGAGATCGCGGCGCGCCACGGAGGCGAGCTGCGCCTGGCCGACGAAGAGGGGGGCGGCACCCGCGCCATCCTGTTCCTGCCCTGGGAGATCCGGGATGACGACTGA
- a CDS encoding sugar transferase has product MTPLIIRPSQRPPEERLPQAHGISVTKRLLDILLAGFGLLVTLPLWALIALAIKLDSPGPVFYRQERVGQDRRRRDRRRERGGAPAPRRAEGAETGPERRRNDRRLEPGAGQLFHIVKFRSMRTDAEAAGPVWASRNDPRITRMGGFLRKSRLDELPQLWNILVGEMSLVGPRPERPYFVKRLMDRFPGYKGRLQVPPGLTGLAQIERAYDEDEDDVRRKLAYDLFYIDHRHILVDLKILVRTVGVVLGRKGAR; this is encoded by the coding sequence ATGACGCCACTCATCATCCGCCCTTCCCAGCGTCCGCCCGAGGAGCGCCTGCCCCAGGCGCACGGGATCAGCGTGACCAAGCGGCTGCTGGACATCCTGCTGGCGGGTTTCGGCCTGCTGGTGACGCTGCCGCTGTGGGCGCTGATCGCCCTCGCCATCAAGCTGGACAGCCCCGGGCCGGTGTTCTACCGGCAGGAGCGGGTGGGGCAGGACCGCCGCCGCCGCGACCGGCGGCGCGAGCGCGGGGGCGCGCCCGCGCCGCGCCGCGCAGAGGGCGCCGAGACCGGCCCCGAGCGGCGCCGCAATGACCGCCGCCTGGAGCCGGGCGCGGGCCAGCTGTTCCACATCGTGAAGTTCCGCAGCATGCGCACCGACGCCGAGGCCGCCGGGCCGGTGTGGGCGTCGCGCAACGACCCGCGCATCACGCGCATGGGTGGCTTCCTGCGCAAGAGCCGGCTCGACGAGCTGCCGCAGCTCTGGAACATCCTGGTGGGGGAGATGAGCCTCGTGGGGCCGCGGCCCGAGCGGCCGTATTTCGTCAAGCGGCTCATGGACCGCTTCCCCGGCTACAAGGGCCGGCTGCAGGTGCCGCCCGGCCTGACCGGGCTGGCCCAGATCGAGCGCGCCTACGACGAGGACGAGGACGACGTGCGGCGCAAGCTGGCCTACGACCTCTTCTATATTGACCACCGCCACATCCTGGTGGACCTCAAGATCCTGGTGCGCACCGTGGGTGTGGTGCTGGGCCGCAAGGGCGCCCGCTGA